CATGTTTTTATTCCTAAATGATTGAACCTTGAAATGTATACAATTAATCTTGTCTGTATTCATCTTGTTGCAACCTACTTCTTCTCTTGCTTGTCATGTTCACTGCTATTATCATTTTGTATCAAGCCGAACAGTGATCACAATGAcaaaaatgtttgatgaaaGGACCATTTATACCCAAAAGTCAGATTAGGGTGCTTTATCTGAAGCCGCTATTTATTGCGGATTCGGAAAActgtaaaaaaattgtggattccattctcttttatttgaaaatctatatatattccaaaaatatcattataagAATGCATCATAAATAGTTACTgtaaactatttttctttataaagtTCAAAACCCTCTAATATTTATGGGAAGGATCCCCTGACTTACATTTATGACATCGCAAGCGCGGTGGCATCATAAATAGTTACTTTACATTCGCTCACATGACATTGCATGGGAACCacttttttctaattacacGGAAGATATTATAACCTGTCAAATTTCAAGCAGATggtaatgaaaattaaaaaaataaaactatgatGCAAAATTGAAAGCGTATGGACTTTGGACGCCTGCCACCTGGCAGAAAATGTTATGTTTTGTGCTGATTgtttgggaaatttacaaaaataatcataaaagttttgttattttcacaattaaccctctcaatttttttctatcaacattaacCACACACATGcttttctccccaaattacccttctttacaaACCAAAAGCAACATTCTTTCTCCCCTTTCGTCAAACAAAGGCAGTTTCcactcttgaatcatcaaCCAACGGCAACGGCAAAAGGCAacgataaaaaatgaaatccgATCATAATTTATTCGGATCCAACACTAATCGACATCACATAGtggtatgagttattttcttGCTCGTGAGTTTGACTGAACTGCGGATGATTTCATGGGTGAATCTGGAGACAGGTTGACTGTCGCACCAAGCCCTGTCGCACCAAACCTTGGAgcgacaggctgcctgtcgcaccaaaactTGGAGCGACATGCAACCTTTCACTCCAAGTTTCGTGCGACAGTcaacctgtcgcaccaaaagccatattcattataattaactattaatttgatagggctgaaataatttatttttttataatttcaggcttaatggattcagttgTACTTGAATTGTATTACGATGGTTGCTGGGAGACATTAGAGGATGGGCGTATGGAGTATGTCAATGGTAAAAATAGAGCTTTTTTGGttggaaaaaattatctttttgatCAGTTATTGGCAAGAGTATACGATGTGTTATAAATTAATCCTAATGAATATAGTATCATAATGAAGATAACTTTGAGGTCTAGTAACACATTATATCGTGTATGTGCACTGCCCATGGatatatttgatgatgaaatggtgaggGTTGTGTTACATATGGCATCCGACGTAGTTAATTTTGGATGCATTCATATATTTGTTACCACATCACCTCGAGTTCCGAGTGGAGGTATTGAGCCACATGTCGATACAGAAACTTCGTTTAGAGCAAATATGTCTGGCCCCGATAATGAAGAAGAGGTATTGCCAAGGACAATATCACTGCAGCAATATTACTTTCCAATCCACGACAATTATGACAACATTGATGATGACGGCGTTACGTTACAGGATGTTGGAGCAACGATATTTTCAATAACGATGTCGTTGGAGCAACGGTATTCTCCGTatcacaataataattttcgggacaatgatgattttcatgaTGAGACAGAGGGGGATAATGTTTGTGCAGAACCTTATAATAATATGAGGGGCACTCATTTCAATAATGATAGTGATGATGGAGGAGCCAGTCCTTCGAATGTTCCGTCGTTTCAGCATGAGGATGAATGTGAAGACAATACTCCTGTGAATAACAGAGGCAATAGACCTATTCCAACAATGGTTTGATTGAGAAGGAGAATTGACCCTCTCACAAGTCTTGCTCCAACTTTTCCTTCGAACATGGTTGCTCCAAGCTTTGTTAGCAGTTGTGACTCAGATGATATCAGTGTGGGTAAGCTATTTGCTGAGAAGAATGAGTTTATATTACAACTACGCAAGGTTGCCTTTCGggataagtttgatttcaagattgcacgGTCTACTACGACACGTTTCGAGGCTCACTGTAGTTCAGAATCATGTAAATGGCGTATTCGAGCAACTAGATGTTCGAACGAGAAAAATGTTCCTTGGGTGGTGCGGAGAATTGATAATGTACACACTTGTCATAATGAGATATTGGTTGCTGGACGTCATCAAGTCAGGAGCCGGGTTGTCGGTCATATTATCGCAGATAAATATATTCAAGACAAGAGAATTTATACTCCGAATGACATAAGAGCAGATATGCAACAAGAATACGGTGTTCAGTTAACATACCAGCAGGCATATCGGGCGAGAGAAGTTGGTCTTGAAATAGTTCGAGGCAACCCTGCAGAGTCATACAACTTGCTCCCTAAATACTCTCACGTACTAACTGCAGCGAATGAGGGTACAGTCACTCACATCGAGCAGGATGGAGATGGTAATTTTTTGTACTATTTTGTAGCACTCGGATCTTCCATCAAGGGTTTCATGCAGTACATTCAGCCTGTCATTGCTGTAGATGGTACTCATCTCAAGGGGCTATATCGTGGAAGCATGTTCGTGGCAACATGTCTTGATGGTAACAATCAATTGTATCTGTTAGCCATTGGGATCATGGATTCAGAAAACAATGATGCTTGGGAATGGTTTATGATGAAGTTACATGGAGTGATTGGCGATAGATCTGAGTTGGTTATTATATCTGATCGATGCACTGTCATAAAGAGAGCCGTTCTTAAAGTATTTCAGAATGCAACTCATGGAGTTTATTTTTACCATGTGAAAGGTAACATTAAGTCACAATTTAGAATGTCAAAAGCTCTTTGGGATCAATTTGAGCCTGCCTTTATTAATGCAGCAAAAGCATATGGCCACGAGGAATTTAAGAGACAACTTGAAGGGTTGTGGATGATCCACTCAGATGCGGCTGACTACCTAGAAAATAATGTCGGTACGTGTAATTGGGCAAGGTCTCAGTTTGAAGGTAGGAGGTACAGCATACTTACCACCAACATCGCGGAGAGTGTTAATTCTTTCATGAGGGAACCCCGAAAATTTCCTGttactcatcttgttgatcacttTAGGAAAACGCTGCAacaatggttttatgatagaaaaattatagCTGAATCAATGAGTACTCGGCTAATAACATGGGCAGATGAAATAGTCACTGAGCGAAGAACTATAGCTAAAAGAATGATAGTTCGGTCGGTGTCTCCGCATCGATTTCAAGTTATAGGTGGTGGGCTTAAGGAAGGTTTGGTTGACTTGCAAAAGAAAACTTGCTCCTGCAGAGTTTTTCAGCTTGATCAGCTTGTATGTTCTCATGCAATTGCGGCGTGTCTAGCAGACCGGGTGGATTATATTAATCTTTGCTCGGACTTTTACACTACAGAATGGTTGGCGATGGCTTATGCACAACCAGTGGAGTCAGTTGGCGATGTGGCTGATTGGGAAGTTCCAGATGAAATTCAGGAGATGGAAGTATACCCTCCAGTTGAGGCACCACCAGCTGGCCGTCGTAAAGAGCACAAAATACCCTCAGCTGGCGAGGACGTTAACCGGCGGACTGTAAGATGCGGGCGGTGTCATGAACTGGGCCATAATCGCAAGCGGTGTAAGAATCCCATTGCGTCGAATCGAAGTTAGTTGTATTGTTTCAATAATTCGTTGATTATAactgttatatttttttagtgtatTGTACACTTATATGTgagtgtgatttttttttaatattaaaatgtgagcattcaatttatataaacttaagtgcgcaaattagaataaaaatttaaatttcaacattaaaattaCTACAACGGTTTACAATACAATATCGTCATTAAATATGTCAACcgcaattttctttctaaagtaCTCGACATGACTAGCGGTAAACTATAATGTAAGCCcgaacattaaatacatcgTAACCATCAATACAAAAACACCGCAGTCGCCAGTTCCGCGCTCTTGTTGTGGCGCACTCTTAACAACGAGAACTTTCCAGGGGTCGGCACTCCGCAACTCAGGTCGGATGTTGTAGAACCCAACATATTCCAACCATCGAGGGAAGATAACTTCAAGTGGCTTGAATTTCAACCTGTATGTTTTGTCGTCGCGGCATGTGAGTAATGAGTCATAAATCCAGACTTTGTTTTTCCGAAAGTCTACTCGTGCCAGTACCCAATGCTCGCCGTCCAAGTTAACAGGGATGAGTAACTGTATataacaattcaaaaacatcttcgttatatatgaaattgaaaaacaactaaGAAAATACTCGTGAACTTGTATATGAAATGCAATAAACTACATACCATATCGACATCCGTCATCGATTTGGACATTGTGTGCTATCGCCCACAGAGATAGCTATTCAAGCGGTCGTTGAATTCTAATGAATCGACCGCACAATGCCCATTGTTCCATAACTGAGTCAAGAATACATAATACAtagataacaaaaaaaatgcattaattaacaaaacttaaaggcgataattaaaaaaaacataaatagtATTTATGTTCGTTATGTTGGCacgttacccaaaaaaatgtgtcGGTATGTGTGACACGTTGAAGTAAGACATTCGGATACTGCCGTTGTTTCTCGCTAATCAAGCGAAAATACTCGTGAATATGCTGTagaaaaacataaacattacaatttaaaagaaaatatttatatacaaaTCCACATTACTCAAAGCACTTCGAAACTATAATTACCTCATCGCCTAGCCATCTCATCGAAGTTAAACCCAAAAGTATTTCAAAGAATGACCGCGAGTGCCGGACTCTCCGAACCACTGTCATATCACCAGTGAACCATCGATCAAACTCAGAAAACATACTAGAGTCCTTCAATCCTCTCAGTGGATTTATATCCACAGTCGTACTCATGTCAATCGCATGCTCCAAGATTTAGGGTCGAGGCAAAGGCCGGACGTTCTGTCTTCGCCTGACTGGAGGAATCATGTAAGGACTGTTATAAACATACGACGGTATGTACGCACGGCCGAACTTACTAACGCCGGGAGGCACCTCAGAGAACACCTACACGCTCTCCCCACTAACATCCCCGTAGAAACTATACAATGACGTGGGCGTAGACAAATTTTCATTGCCCATGTTAGTATACACTCCATAGTCATCCGGGGCCTGTCCATTCGCCAAGAAGAACATATTAAACaactatcaaattaaaagttaaacgaacataattattaaataaaaatttgctcACCGCATATGAGCGTGCAGTGGGAGAATCCTTATTTGGACGTTTAGAAAATGTGTCGATGAAGCCAACAAcagtttctttaaaatcttttaattctgaCTTTATTTCGTACACGTTACGATCAATCTTATCCAGCCGTCGTCGTATGTAATCATTAAACTGCTTTGTCCTCAactattacaaaagaataaacagaaaactttagaataacaataaaaaattaataatttataaaggaaaaatatcgtatattatttataacctcAGAATCCCGTGCGTCATCAGAGTTGTCTGTTTGCTGCTGGTGGTCATCAACAGGCACCTCATCCTCATAAGTGTCATGACGCTGCTCTGGTATTGGGTTTGGCAACATGTCTTGATCGTCATGCTCGTCTGATTGCCTTGTAACCGACGTCATCGCATTGATTAAGGGTTGGTGCTGTATAaagtatcatttaaaattagtaaatgaaaaGTCATTAATttcgattaaaaaatttttagtacTTAAAGTATACCAACCTTAAGAACCTAGCCTGGAATGCTTGGCAAGTAATCCTTCACAGAGAGCCAATATTTTCTGCTACTCTCCTTTGAATTTGGCTTAAGAGTTTGTAAAACGTCCCCCtgccataaataaaattgaaaattttaagtaagtatacataacttaaatttagtaaaattaaaaaaataagtaatacatATTACTTACAAGACGAGATTCGTCGTTGAAGAACGAATAAACCTCTGCAAAATTGATTCTCGAAGACGCCATGGGCTTCAATTGCAAAATGCGGGGAATCTTATTCTTCGTTTTGACGACCCATATTGATGGCAACCCTCCGATTGCTTCGTAAATCCAAGCCTACAacaaccaaattaaaaaatatataaaacaacatatcaaatatttaatactataaaacttattaataaacataaacaaaaacGCACCTGAACCCCAGAAGTAAAACCGtaaagattgtatttttcaatgTTATGATCTGGATTTTTCAACCGAGtcttcttaaatttctcgTCTTTCTCGAACAGTGCATTGTCAAAACTCTCGTAAATCATTTCCCACGACAACAGATCCCATGAACGCTTTCGGAAGTACTGTATATCATCAACTTGGTCAAGCCAAtcgaaattgatttgacagtgattttttcttgcatttagtaCTCGGTCCGCAAAATAAAACAGCGCAATCTTTAATGCGTCCATATCGTCCATATCGTCCATTTCCTCGAATTTCAACTCCTTAAATAT
This window of the Citrus sinensis cultivar Valencia sweet orange chromosome 8, DVS_A1.0, whole genome shotgun sequence genome carries:
- the LOC127899106 gene encoding uncharacterized protein LOC127899106 — encoded protein: MVAPSFVSSCDSDDISVGKLFAEKNEFILQLRKVAFRDKFDFKIARSTTTRFEAHCSSESCKWRIRATRCSNEKNVPWVVRRIDNVHTCHNEILVAGRHQVRSRVVGHIIADKYIQDKRIYTPNDIRADMQQEYGVQLTYQQAYRAREVGLEIVRGNPAESYNLLPKYSHVLTAANEGTVTHIEQDGDGNFLYYFVALGSSIKGFMQYIQPVIAVDGTHLKGLYRGSMFVATCLDGNNQLYLLAIGIMDSENNDAWEWFMMKLHGVIGDRSELVIISDRCTVIKRAVLKVFQNATHGVYFYHVKGNIKSQFRMSKALWDQFEPAFINAAKAYGHEEFKRQLEGLWMIHSDAADYLENNVGTCNWARSQFEGRRYSILTTNIAESVNSFMREPRKFPVTHLVDHFRKTLQQWFYDRKIIAESMSTRLITWADEIVTERRTIAKRMIVRSVSPHRFQVIGGGLKEGLVDLQKKTCSCRVFQLDQLVCSHAIAACLADRVDYINLCSDFYTTEWLAMAYAQPVESVGDVADWEVPDEIQEMEVYPPVEAPPAGRRKEHKIPSAGEDVNRRTVRCGRCHELGHNRKRCKNPIASNRS